From a single Streptomyces sp. NBC_00377 genomic region:
- a CDS encoding isoprenyl transferase — MNLRDKLRGLLVRLYARRVEGHLDHAQVPKHIGVIMDGNRRWAKAAGSTTEHGHRAGAEKIEEFLGWCTETDVEVVTLWLLSTDNLDRPDDELVPLLGIIEDVVRTLAADGRWRVHHVGTPDILPSHVQTALKVAEESTAHVDGILVNVAIGYGGRQEIADAVRSMIVDAADRGTSMEALADSVSVDLIGRHLYTGAQPDPDLVIRTSGEQRLSGFMLWQTAHAEYYFCEVFWPAFRKVDFLRALRDYAARHRRYGG, encoded by the coding sequence GTGAACCTGCGCGACAAGCTGCGCGGCCTTCTGGTCAGGCTGTACGCACGCCGGGTGGAAGGTCACCTGGACCACGCTCAGGTGCCCAAGCACATCGGCGTCATCATGGACGGCAACCGACGCTGGGCGAAGGCCGCGGGTTCCACCACCGAGCACGGCCACCGCGCCGGTGCGGAGAAGATCGAGGAGTTCCTCGGCTGGTGCACCGAGACGGACGTCGAGGTCGTCACCCTCTGGCTGCTGTCGACGGACAACCTCGACCGGCCCGACGACGAACTCGTCCCCCTCCTCGGCATCATCGAGGACGTCGTCCGCACCCTGGCCGCCGACGGCCGCTGGCGCGTCCACCACGTGGGCACCCCCGACATCCTCCCCTCCCATGTGCAGACCGCGCTGAAGGTCGCCGAGGAGTCCACCGCGCACGTCGACGGGATACTGGTCAACGTCGCCATCGGCTACGGCGGCCGCCAGGAGATCGCCGACGCCGTGCGCTCGATGATCGTGGACGCGGCCGACAGGGGCACCTCGATGGAGGCCCTCGCGGACTCCGTCAGCGTCGACCTGATCGGCCGCCACCTGTACACCGGCGCCCAGCCCGACCCCGATCTGGTCATCCGGACCAGCGGTGAGCAGCGGTTGTCCGGATTCATGCTGTGGCAGACGGCCCATGCGGAGTACTACTTCTGCGAGGTCTTCTGGCCGGCCTTCCGCAAGGTGGACTTCCTGCGCGCGCTGCGCGACTACGCCGCCCGTCACCGCCGCTACGGCGGCTGA
- a CDS encoding class I SAM-dependent methyltransferase produces the protein MKDDDHDTRPAFEDLLAEGAAVPTEGWDFSWFEGRATEARPSWGYAMSLAGRLADASTALDVQTGGGEVLDFALGRVAPRAPVLTVATEGWPANVAKATALLRPRGIAVVASPEDAPLPFADAAFDLVASRHPVRPLWGEIARVLRPGGTYFAQHVGPRSVFELVEYFLGPQPETVSSARHPERERAGAEAAGLEVVDLRTERLRVEFHDIAAVVHFLRKVVWMVPGFTVETYRPRLRALHEQIEAEGPFVAHSTRHLFEARRA, from the coding sequence ATGAAGGACGACGACCACGACACACGCCCCGCCTTCGAAGACCTTCTCGCCGAAGGGGCGGCCGTCCCCACCGAAGGGTGGGACTTCTCCTGGTTCGAGGGGCGGGCCACCGAGGCGCGGCCCTCGTGGGGGTACGCGATGTCGCTGGCCGGGCGGCTGGCGGACGCGAGCACCGCGCTCGACGTGCAGACCGGGGGCGGTGAGGTCCTGGACTTCGCGCTCGGCCGGGTGGCCCCCCGGGCCCCCGTGCTCACCGTCGCCACGGAGGGCTGGCCCGCGAACGTCGCCAAGGCCACCGCCCTGCTGCGCCCGCGTGGTATCGCGGTCGTCGCGTCCCCGGAGGACGCCCCGCTGCCCTTCGCGGACGCCGCCTTCGACCTGGTCGCCAGCAGGCATCCGGTACGGCCCCTGTGGGGCGAGATCGCCCGTGTGCTCCGGCCCGGCGGGACCTATTTCGCCCAGCATGTGGGCCCGCGCAGCGTCTTCGAGCTGGTCGAGTACTTCCTGGGGCCGCAGCCGGAGACGGTGAGCAGTGCCCGGCATCCCGAGCGCGAGCGGGCCGGGGCGGAGGCGGCGGGGCTCGAGGTCGTCGATCTGCGGACCGAACGGCTCCGCGTCGAGTTCCACGACATCGCCGCGGTGGTCCACTTCCTGCGCAAGGTGGTGTGGATGGTCCCCGGCTTCACGGTGGAGACCTATCGGCCCCGACTGCGCGCACTGCACGAACAGATCGAGGCCGAGGGCCCGTTCGTCGCGCACAGCACCCGCCACCTCTTCGAGGCCCGCCGCGCCTAG
- a CDS encoding DUF192 domain-containing protein translates to MRRWRDGRGRMTVHRAGDGEGGAVVTVPLEVATSYRARTKGLLGRDSVDGALLLSPASGIHTFRMRIPIDVAYLTRDLTVLAVRTMRPGLLGRPRLRARHVLEAEAGAMAGWGMKAGARVTVETGPPADPEASG, encoded by the coding sequence ATGAGGCGCTGGCGTGACGGGCGGGGCCGGATGACGGTGCACAGGGCCGGGGACGGGGAAGGCGGGGCGGTCGTGACCGTCCCGCTGGAGGTCGCCACCTCCTACCGGGCCCGCACCAAGGGGCTCCTGGGCCGGGACTCCGTCGACGGCGCGCTGCTGCTGTCCCCCGCGTCCGGTATCCACACCTTCCGCATGCGCATCCCCATCGACGTCGCCTACCTGACCCGCGACCTCACCGTCCTGGCCGTCCGCACCATGCGCCCCGGCCTCCTGGGCCGACCGCGTCTGCGGGCCCGACACGTCCTGGAGGCGGAGGCGGGGGCCATGGCGGGCTGGGGGATGAAGGCGGGGGCGCGCGTCACGGTCGAGACGGGGCCGCCGGCGGATCCGGAAGCGTCGGGCTGA
- a CDS encoding dihydrofolate reductase family protein, with the protein MRAGLAASFLRQGRVHEIHLCVHPVLIGRGTPLFPRTDAMAALGLVRSRTFANGLVLLHYRRARGEEMTADTEAGGRQARVSRSCAGT; encoded by the coding sequence ATGCGCGCCGGTCTCGCCGCGTCCTTCCTCCGCCAGGGCCGCGTCCACGAGATCCACCTGTGCGTCCACCCCGTCCTCATCGGCCGCGGCACACCCCTGTTCCCCCGCACCGACGCCATGGCCGCCCTCGGCCTCGTGCGGTCCCGGACCTTCGCCAACGGGCTCGTACTGCTCCACTACCGGCGGGCGCGCGGCGAAGAAATGACGGCGGACACGGAAGCCGGGGGCCGGCAGGCGAGGGTCAGCCGGTCGTGCGCGGGAACGTGA
- a CDS encoding OmpA family protein, with protein sequence MTPRLALAVAVATLVIIGMAPAAEADTTPSVPPGTEPTATAPVEVDPNDPDLKLPEGGTLAKPKVLDIKQVVEDESGDERREDTNADVTFALQAEVLFGKDSAKLGAEAKSRIATIAAEIKKQNNTTVVRVFGFTDNLGSSAHGDVLSKQRADAVQAELAGDLNDPDITFEVRGYGEQYPISDNSTEAGRKKNRRVEVTFPRTTG encoded by the coding sequence ATGACCCCGCGTCTCGCTCTCGCGGTGGCCGTGGCCACCCTCGTGATCATCGGGATGGCCCCGGCCGCCGAAGCCGACACGACCCCCAGCGTCCCGCCCGGCACCGAACCCACCGCCACCGCGCCCGTCGAGGTCGACCCCAACGACCCCGACCTCAAACTCCCCGAGGGCGGCACTCTCGCGAAGCCCAAGGTGCTGGACATCAAGCAGGTCGTCGAGGACGAGTCCGGTGACGAGCGCCGGGAGGACACCAACGCGGACGTGACCTTCGCGCTCCAGGCCGAGGTCCTCTTCGGCAAGGACAGCGCGAAGCTGGGTGCGGAGGCGAAGTCCCGTATCGCCACGATCGCCGCGGAGATCAAGAAGCAGAACAACACCACCGTGGTGCGGGTGTTCGGCTTCACGGACAACCTGGGCTCGTCCGCACACGGCGACGTCCTGTCGAAGCAGCGGGCGGACGCCGTGCAGGCGGAACTGGCGGGCGATCTGAACGACCCGGACATCACCTTCGAGGTCCGCGGTTACGGCGAGCAGTACCCCATCTCCGACAACTCGACCGAGGCCGGCCGTAAGAAGAACCGCCGGGTGGAGGTCACGTTCCCGCGCACGACCGGCTGA
- a CDS encoding pilus assembly protein TadG-related protein has product MRPRGHGDAGQVFPIYITVVAGLLFLAFAYFAVGQAAVNRNGAQTAADAAALAAAQETRDGLADLWVADVLDPSKWLGIFEGEGGENACWRAGQLAALNDAGDVDCVPDGPLGYRVTVRANKSAGDSVIPVTSTTKAHASATAVIESLCTFDPPPEPSPEPSTEPPVEPSGRPSGEPPDEDAGNDVLPTLNCEGGVDWKLDPRDLTELPGPEDLFDVHLATD; this is encoded by the coding sequence ATCCGACCGCGCGGGCACGGCGACGCAGGGCAGGTCTTCCCCATCTACATCACGGTGGTGGCGGGCCTGCTCTTTCTCGCGTTCGCGTACTTCGCGGTCGGCCAGGCGGCGGTGAACCGCAACGGCGCGCAGACGGCCGCCGACGCTGCGGCGTTGGCGGCCGCCCAGGAGACCAGGGACGGTCTCGCCGACCTGTGGGTGGCCGATGTGCTGGACCCGTCGAAGTGGCTGGGCATCTTCGAGGGGGAGGGCGGCGAGAACGCATGCTGGCGGGCGGGCCAGTTGGCGGCGCTGAACGACGCGGGCGACGTCGACTGCGTGCCGGACGGCCCCCTGGGGTACCGCGTCACCGTCCGGGCGAACAAGTCTGCGGGTGACTCCGTGATCCCGGTGACGAGCACCACGAAGGCGCACGCCTCGGCTACCGCGGTGATCGAGTCGCTGTGCACGTTCGATCCGCCCCCCGAGCCGTCACCCGAGCCGTCGACCGAGCCACCGGTCGAGCCGTCTGGCCGGCCATCGGGTGAACCGCCGGACGAAGATGCCGGGAACGACGTGCTGCCGACGCTCAACTGCGAGGGTGGCGTGGACTGGAAGCTGGATCCGAGAGACCTCACCGAGCTCCCCGGCCCCGAGGATCTCTTCGACGTCCACCTGGCCACCGACTGA
- a CDS encoding Flp family type IVb pilin yields the protein MSDLLLKTAVAAKVRVSGWTNTTARAVRRRAEGDRGQTAVEYLGIIAVVVAIVVLIANTNLGQTIVDKLRAQIAKVAP from the coding sequence ATGAGCGACCTGCTGCTGAAGACCGCCGTCGCGGCCAAGGTCCGGGTGAGCGGCTGGACGAACACGACAGCACGGGCCGTACGCCGCCGCGCGGAGGGCGATCGGGGACAGACCGCCGTCGAGTACCTGGGCATCATCGCGGTGGTGGTGGCGATCGTGGTCCTCATCGCCAACACCAACCTGGGCCAGACGATCGTGGACAAACTCAGGGCCCAGATCGCCAAGGTGGCTCCCTGA
- a CDS encoding response regulator transcription factor: MPDRPPHRPGAEQPVFPPAPRPSPVRVIVADDNPVVRAGLTALLSGRDDITVVAEAADGREACEAALRHRPDVVLLDVRMPGVDGLSALPHLAALARVVMLTYSHEPEIVRAALRGGAGGYLVHGEFTVEELVSAVRDVTRGRAHFTPTAATAVLAHLRSDATAHAEVDSSPLFSLTSAEALSQLQPTVRHSSPVSRARFRLSAREAEIMDLIVSGMNNQQIAATCFISEKTVKNHINRIFAKLHSSSRSEAAAKWLGTAVTS, translated from the coding sequence ATGCCGGACCGACCGCCCCACCGCCCCGGCGCCGAACAGCCGGTCTTCCCCCCGGCGCCCCGTCCTTCCCCCGTGCGCGTGATCGTGGCCGACGACAACCCGGTGGTCCGCGCGGGCCTGACCGCCCTCCTCTCGGGCCGGGACGACATCACGGTCGTCGCGGAGGCGGCGGACGGCCGCGAGGCCTGCGAGGCCGCTCTCCGCCACCGCCCCGACGTCGTCCTCCTGGACGTCCGCATGCCGGGCGTGGACGGCCTCTCCGCGCTGCCCCACCTGGCGGCCCTCGCCCGCGTCGTGATGCTGACGTACAGCCATGAGCCCGAGATCGTCCGGGCGGCTCTGCGCGGCGGGGCCGGAGGCTACCTGGTCCACGGGGAGTTCACCGTGGAGGAACTGGTGTCGGCGGTGCGGGACGTGACCCGGGGCCGGGCCCACTTCACCCCGACTGCGGCGACAGCGGTGCTGGCACATCTACGGAGCGATGCGACTGCACACGCAGAAGTGGACTCATCCCCCCTATTTTCCTTGACTTCTGCGGAAGCGCTTTCGCAGTTGCAACCAACTGTGAGACATTCTTCCCCGGTATCCAGGGCGAGGTTCCGACTCAGCGCGAGGGAGGCGGAGATCATGGATCTCATCGTGTCGGGCATGAACAACCAGCAGATCGCCGCCACCTGCTTCATCAGCGAGAAGACGGTCAAGAACCACATCAACCGCATCTTCGCCAAGCTGCACAGCAGCAGCCGCTCCGAGGCCGCGGCCAAGTGGCTGGGCACGGCGGTGACCTCATGA
- a CDS encoding sensor histidine kinase: MTTATTRARGAVLRRRRREQQQPVTPAGPAPTATGSGSTGSGSAGSGSAGSGSAGSGSAGSGFSRPGSASSESTGAGPTGPEVTVPVGAPAPVPVEASVLAGGAVTGVPIQEDVSLQVNALQAMCRQVFGFRLAMIALATPAALLNAAPGLGTRLVGAAVVVTFMGSYVLFRDWERFGPLLLRHPSLLAVDTLFGTLLLISAGPDTTLAYVSVCTPLLAGIVYGWRGAACFASLQSLILLLVHATLVREIGVSPAERLLLPGLCVVTGAMGSSLRHLMLRFGAATQALTSVKARLAGTEAVAAERARLAREMHDSVAKTLHGVALAADALAHSAGSPGMDPVIVRQHAELVARAARRAAAESRELLTDLRRESDPAQVVDLLPELAANARGFEGRTGLPVSYRVSGDRATLPVPPAVARQLLTITSEAMENAHRHAAPSHVEVRAAVNGELLTLSVRDDGPGLPPGATLEQLRRSGHFGLVGMAERAAAVGARIRIGHGQDSRGTEVRLELPLTRPFGEEVV, translated from the coding sequence ATGACCACGGCGACGACACGGGCGCGCGGAGCGGTACTGAGGCGCCGCCGCCGGGAACAGCAGCAACCGGTGACACCGGCCGGCCCCGCCCCGACGGCCACCGGTTCCGGGTCCACCGGTTCCGGGTCTGCCGGTTCCGGGTCCGCGGGTTCCGGGTCTGCCGGTTCCGGGTCCGCGGGTTCCGGGTTCAGCCGCCCCGGGTCTGCCAGTTCCGAGTCCACAGGTGCCGGGCCCACGGGTCCCGAGGTGACTGTTCCGGTGGGGGCCCCCGCCCCGGTCCCGGTGGAAGCCTCGGTCCTGGCGGGTGGCGCAGTCACCGGGGTGCCGATCCAGGAGGACGTCTCCCTCCAGGTCAACGCGCTTCAGGCGATGTGCCGGCAGGTGTTCGGGTTCCGTCTGGCCATGATCGCGCTCGCCACCCCCGCCGCGCTCCTCAACGCCGCCCCGGGCCTGGGCACCCGTCTGGTCGGCGCCGCCGTGGTCGTCACCTTCATGGGCTCCTACGTCCTCTTCCGCGACTGGGAACGCTTCGGCCCCCTCCTCCTGCGCCACCCCTCCCTCCTGGCCGTGGACACGCTGTTCGGCACCCTCCTGCTGATCTCGGCGGGGCCGGACACCACGCTCGCCTACGTCAGCGTCTGCACCCCGCTGCTGGCCGGCATCGTCTACGGCTGGCGGGGCGCCGCCTGCTTCGCGTCCCTTCAGTCGCTGATCCTGCTGCTGGTCCACGCGACCCTCGTGCGGGAGATCGGCGTCAGCCCCGCCGAGCGACTGCTGCTGCCGGGCCTGTGCGTCGTCACCGGCGCGATGGGCTCCTCGCTGCGCCATCTCATGCTCCGCTTCGGCGCGGCCACGCAGGCTCTGACCTCCGTCAAGGCCCGGCTGGCCGGCACCGAGGCGGTCGCCGCCGAACGCGCCCGGCTGGCCCGGGAGATGCACGACTCCGTGGCCAAGACACTGCACGGGGTGGCCCTCGCGGCGGACGCCCTGGCCCACTCGGCGGGCTCGCCGGGCATGGACCCGGTCATCGTGCGGCAACACGCCGAACTGGTCGCCCGGGCCGCGCGCCGGGCCGCCGCCGAGTCCCGCGAACTCCTCACCGACCTGCGGCGTGAGTCCGACCCGGCGCAGGTCGTCGACCTCCTGCCCGAACTCGCCGCGAACGCCCGTGGTTTCGAGGGGCGGACCGGCCTGCCGGTCAGCTATCGCGTCTCCGGTGACCGCGCCACGCTCCCCGTCCCGCCCGCGGTGGCCCGTCAGCTCCTCACGATCACCTCGGAGGCGATGGAGAACGCCCACCGCCACGCGGCCCCGTCCCACGTGGAGGTCCGAGCGGCCGTGAACGGCGAACTCCTCACCCTGAGCGTCCGCGACGACGGTCCCGGCCTCCCACCCGGCGCCACCCTCGAACAGCTGCGCCGCAGCGGCCACTTCGGCCTGGTGGGCATGGCCGAGCGGGCCGCCGCGGTCGGCGCCCGTATCCGCATCGGACACGGCCAGGACTCCCGGGGCACCGAGGTGCGCCTCGAACTGCCCCTGACCCGGCCCTTCGGAGAGGAGGTCGTCTGA
- a CDS encoding DUF5936 domain-containing protein gives MELLLALAVGLSVWGMFAGIRMYRAEVKLPTDLALALEVGSTRTSAVGSLIDRMGMRYAPAVLRLMGPRQVTRYRRRIDLAGNPGGLTIDRYAARRAVYGAIGALGAFAALLQGSFFVALLMLAFGVFWSEVGIWSAIRVRKDAIERTLPDFLDVLAVVVSAGLGFRQALDRVASRYEGPWADEIRITLRQMDLGVSRREAFQELRRRNDSEQVAMFVTALQQGEELGAPIVDTLVSIAKDMRRTDAQNARRKAARAVPKATLMITTFMVPATMLLLGAGMLLGSGTDFSSITGD, from the coding sequence ATGGAACTTCTGCTCGCACTCGCCGTGGGTCTCAGTGTCTGGGGCATGTTCGCCGGCATCCGCATGTACCGGGCCGAGGTGAAGCTGCCCACCGACCTCGCGCTGGCCCTGGAGGTCGGCTCGACCCGTACGAGTGCCGTCGGCTCGCTCATCGACCGCATGGGCATGCGGTACGCCCCCGCCGTCCTGCGCCTGATGGGCCCCAGGCAGGTCACCCGCTACCGGCGCAGGATCGACCTCGCGGGCAACCCCGGCGGTCTGACGATCGACCGCTACGCGGCCCGGCGGGCGGTCTACGGCGCCATCGGCGCCCTCGGCGCGTTCGCCGCGCTGCTCCAGGGCAGCTTCTTCGTCGCGCTGCTCATGCTGGCCTTCGGCGTGTTCTGGTCCGAGGTCGGCATCTGGTCCGCGATCCGGGTCCGCAAGGACGCCATCGAACGGACCCTGCCCGACTTCCTCGACGTGCTCGCGGTGGTCGTGAGCGCGGGCCTCGGCTTCCGGCAGGCCCTCGACCGGGTGGCGTCCAGGTACGAGGGGCCCTGGGCGGACGAGATCCGCATCACCCTGCGTCAGATGGACCTGGGCGTGAGCCGCCGCGAGGCCTTCCAGGAGCTGCGCCGGCGCAACGACTCCGAGCAGGTCGCCATGTTCGTCACGGCACTCCAGCAGGGCGAGGAGCTCGGCGCGCCGATCGTCGACACGCTCGTCTCGATCGCCAAGGACATGCGCCGCACCGACGCGCAGAACGCGCGCCGCAAGGCGGCCCGGGCGGTCCCCAAGGCCACGCTGATGATCACGACGTTCATGGTCCCGGCGACGATGCTTCTCCTCGGCGCAGGGATGCTGCTCGGCTCCGGCACGGACTTCAGCTCGATCACGGGCGACTAG